The nucleotide window CCCCGCAATCGTCGCAGCGGCCGGACCATTTCTTGTGGACGGCCCCGCAGGACGAGCAAGTGAATTGAGTGACGGGTTTGGCCATATCGGGGGTTTAGCGATGCGCGTGGGGAAGGGGAATAGGGGTCGGGTTAAGGGACGTGCGGAATTCTTGATCAATGGAAATGGGGATCGCGGCTCGATGATGCGCCTACCGCTGCGTGACGGCGCGTTTCGTGAGGATGGAGATAGTCAGCGAGGCCAGAACGCAAGCGGTGAAGAGCCACAGGCCCCATGCCGTCTCCACCCGCCCGACGGACAGCCCCTTGGCAAGCGTGACATAGACCGCGATCAGGAACACGTCCGCCATGGCCAGCTTACCCGCGATTTCCAGTGCGGGCAGCAGGCGGGTGGGCGCGCGGGAAAGCTGCACGAGCGAGAGGCAGATCGTCTTTCCCGTCGGCGCCACCAGCGCAAGGAGCGCGACAAGGCTTGCCAGCGCGACCTCTCCATCCTCCCACAACGCGCCGATGCCCGACAGAATGGAGATTTCCGACAGGTTAAAGAACGGCAGCAGGCCCGCGCGCATGAGGGGCGCGAACCACGACACCGGAAACAGGACCAGAAGGCAGAGATTGGCGGCAATCAGGGCGCGGGGCATGGCGGGGCCTTGTGTGGTTCGAGCCTGCACGATGTGGGAGCGACAGGGTCGGGCGCAAGGCCTAAAGAACTTGGCGGAGTAGGATCACGGCGGCGCCGATGAGCAAGGTCAGGGCGACGCGCAGGATCGGGAATGCCCGGGTATCGTTCAAGTCCGAGAGGGTCGCTTGGATGCCGTAGGCCAAACCGGCGGGAAAGATCACCGCGATCAGTGCCACGACCGATGGCAGGCCCACCAATGCGCCGATCAGCACGATGACGACGAGCAGGATCATGACCGGTACAAGATTGCCCAGAAGCTCCGTCACCGCCGCGACATGGCGGTTCGGCTCTAATTGCCAAAGGCGGCGCAGCCACGCGACGCCACTCAGGCACGCAAACACCCACAGAAGAGTGGCCAGCGCCTCGATCATCGCGATGGGGGTTGGCATGGGAAGGCCTTTCGTCAGGTAGGTGCGGAAACTGTGAGAGCGAAGATGATGCCGAGGGCGACGGCCAGGGCAAGCACGGCCAAGGCGGCGACGTCGATCCAGCGCGGCTGCATCCGGGTCTTCAACAGGCTGCGGATCCAGGTGACGGCGAGCCACGAGATTGCGAACAAGACGATGAAGAACCAGGTGCCGGAGTGGCGTGCCGCGTCGGAGACAAGGGCCCGGGCCAGTAGATCGACGAGGCCGACGGATAGCGCCAGTCCGGCGGAGGTCAGCAGTGTCCAGTGAAGGGCACGCAAATGGGGAAAGCGACGCAGCTTAAGGATCGCGCCCAGTCCGATCAGGATCGGGATCAGCCGCATCAGGATGACCAGCGCTCCGATCAAGGCGATTTGCGGTCCACTTGTGGCGGCGACGAAGTCGATGGAGGGGGTGATATCGGCGTCCATGGCCCTCGTTTGGCGGGCGCGCGGCGTGCGTGCAAGGGCAAAGCCGTGGGCTCAGCGCAGTGTCTCGATCGGACCGTCCGCATGGCCGCCGATGAATTGCCTGAGATAGGGATCGTCCGCATCGTCCATGTCCGACACGGCGCCGTACCAGCGGATCTTGCCGTCATGGAGCATGGCCACGCGTGATGCGATCGCCCGGACCGAGGACATGTCGTGGGTGATCGTGATCGTGGTGGCCCCCATCTCGGACACGATTTCGGAGATCAGGTCGTTGATGACATTGGACATGATCGGGTCGAGGCCGGTCGTGGGCTCGTCGAAGAAGATGATCTCGGGCTCTGCCGCGATGGCGCGTGCCAGGCCCGCGCGTTTCTGCATCCCGCCCGAGAGTTCGGATGGGTAGAGATCGGCGGTGTCGGCCGACAGGCCCACGCGCTTGAGCTTCTCCACGGCGACCTCCCGCGCGTCGGCGCGGGACAGCTTCTGCGGCCCGCGCAGAAGGCGGAAGGCGACGTTTTGCCAGACGTTCAGGGAATCGAACAAGGCAGCCCCCTGAAACAGCATCCCGAACTGGTCGAGGTAATCCGCGGACCCGGGGGGCTGCCCGTCGATCGCGATCGTGCCGTGATCGAGTCGGATCAAGCCCAGGATGCATTTCAGGAGCACCGATTTGCCGGTGCCAGAGCCGCCGATCACGACGAGGCTTTCACCGTCGTCCACGTCCAGCGTGATCCCGCGCAGGACACGCTTGGTGCCGAAGCTCTTGCTCAGGTCGTGGAGGGCGATCTTGGCTATCATCGGATGTCTTGGTCAGCGGAGCGGGGCAAGCCCGCATTTTCTTGCGTGATTGGTTGGGGGCCAGCCCCCAAACCCCCGAGGTATTTTCGAAGCAAAGAGGGGCGGGGCGGTATCATGCGGAGAAGAACGCTTCCGTCAGCAGGTAATTGGCGGCGAGGATCAGGATGGAGGCGGAGACGACCGCTTGCGTTGTGGCCCGCCCCACACCGCGCGCGCCGCGCCCGGAATTCATGCCGTGAAAGCAGCCCATCAAGGCCACTATGAAGCCGAAGGCGGCGCCCTTGATGAGGCCGGAGGTGATGTCCCAAAGCTCCAGGAAATCGCGCGTGTTGGCGAGGTAGGCCGCCTCGTTGAAGCCGAGCCGCGAGGTGGAGACGAGGTAGCCACCGAAGATACCGATGCTGTCGCCCACGGCGACGAGGATGGGCAGCGATACGGTGGCCGCGACAAGGCGTGGCACCGTCAGGTATTTCATCGGGTCGGTGGAAAGCGTGCGGAGCGCGTCGATCTGTTCCGTGACTTTCATCGTGGCGATTTCGGCCGCGATGGCAGAGGCGACCCGGCCCGCCACCATCAGGCCACCCAGAACGGGGCCCAGTTCACGGGTTATGCCGATTGCGACGATCTGGGGGACCACGGCCTCCGCGTTGAACCGCGCACCGCCCGCGTAGATCTGCAGCGCCAGCGCGCCACCGGTGAAGAGCGCGGTGAGGCCGACGACGGGCAGGGAGAGCCAGCCAATGGTCAGGAATTGCTGTGCCGTTTCGCGGAGGTAGATGGGTGGAACGACAGTGTGGCGCAGCGCGGACAGGGCGAAGATCGCAACCTGTCCGATCCGCGCCAGCAGCGTCAGGATCGTGCGCCCAAGCGCGCCGAAGGGGGCAAGGCGCGTCATGGCTGGATCACCTTCCGGGTGTAGCGCCCGCCGAGCGATGTCAGGATCTCGTACCCGATGGTCCCTGCGGCCTCGGCCAATTGATCGACCGTTTGGTGCGGACCGAGAATGTCGAGTGCCTTTGGCGGGTCCGCGCAATCCGTGACATCCACGGTGAGCAAATCCATCGAGACGCGCCCGACAAGGGGGCAGGGCGTATCGCCCGCCCACAGTTTGGCGCGCGCGGACATGGCGCGGATCAAGCCATCGGCGTACCCGGCCGATAGCGTTGCAATCCTGCGGGATGTGTCCGCGACATACGACGCGCCGTATCCCACGCTCTCCCCGGATGCCACATCCCGGACCTGGATCACGGGGAGGGACAGGCGCACGACGGGGCGCGCCGCTGCGAAAGGCAGGCCACCGTAGAGGCCCACGCCGGGGCGCGTCATGTCGAAATGGTAGTCTGGACCAAGCAGCGTGCCGCCGGTTGCAGCGAGTGATCGGGGCGTGTCGGTCGCGTCCGTCATGTCCCTGAAGGCAACCAGTTGCGCGGCATTCTGGGGGTGATCGGGTTCGTCGGCGCAGGCGAGGTGAGAGATCAAGAGCGTCGCGTCGCGCGCGTCCCCTCGGATGGACGCCCAATCGGCCGGTTCCATGCCAAGCCGGTTCATGCCGGTATCGAGTTGGATGCCGTAGGGCGCGTCGGGCAAGGATGACAGGTGCAGGGCAAGTTGCTCGGGCGCGTTCAGCATCGGGGTGAGCCGTGCATCGCGGAGGACGTCCGTGTCGCCCGTCATATGCCCGGAAAAGACATTGATCGTGGGGCCGGGTCCGAGACTCCTGCGGAGTGTCGCACCTTCTTCCGCAGTCGCGACGAAAAACGTCCGCGTGCCGGCCTTGGCGAGGGTTTGGGCCATTAGGGCGGCCCCCAGCCCGTAGCCGTCGGCCTTCACCACGGCCGCCGTCTCGCCCCCATGCATCGCCGCGAGGGCGCGGTAATTGGCGACAAGCGCGCCAAGGTCGATGGTGAGGGTTCCGGAGGCCATGGGGCGGGGATGGGCTTTGCAGGCCGCGTGGTCAAGGGGGCGTGGGTGAGGTTGCTACGGTTTCAGGACGCGGACGCCTTTGTCGGGATGGCTGCGATAATGGACGAGGCGTGACGCGAGATCGCCGATATGCAGCTCCAGTTTGTGCCCGTCGGGGTCGAGGAAATAGAGCGAGGCACCTTCCGAGCGATTCACCTTCCACAGGGCCGCACGGGCGCTGATACGGGCGGCGAGGGCGTCAAAATCGGCCTTGCCGCACGAGAGCGCGATGTGCGTGTCATCGGCGCGCGTGGTCACATGATCGGCGCGTTCGAGGCACAACCAGATGCCACCCAGATCAAGGTATACGCTGCCGGGCGCATCGGTAACTTGCCGCGCACCAAGCACGTCGCGGTAGAAGTCCAGCGCGCGGGGCAGGTCACTGACCGCAAGCGTGATGTGGTTGAGGCCGGTGATGGGCATGGCGGCAGGGAAAACGGATATGCACGGCGCGTCAAGCTGCGTGCGCGATCAGAACCCCTGACCGTCGCCCTGCCACGGTTTGGCGAGATTGCCGAAACGGGTGAATTTGCCCTCGAAGCTCAGTTCCACCGCCCCGACCGGGCCGTGGCGCTGCTTGCCGATGATGACTTCCGCCTTGCCGTGAAGGCTTTCCATGTCCTGCTGCCACTTGGTCATGGCTTCAAGGTTCTCCTCGCCCGGTTTTTCCCGCTCTTTGTAATATTCGCCGCGATAGACGAACATCACGACGTCCGCGTCCTGTTCAATCGACCCGGATTCGCGCAGGTCGCTGAGTTGCGGGCGCTTGTCCTCGCGGCTCTCCACTTGGCGGGAGAGCTGGGAAAGCGCGATGACCGGGATGTCCAATTCCTTCGCGATGGCCTTGAGACCCTGGGTGATCTCGGACACTTCGTTGACGCGGTTGTCGGATCTGCCGGAGCCCTTGAGGAGCTGAAGGTAGTCCACGATCAGCAGATCGAGACCCTTGGGCGAGCGCTTCAGGCGGCGGGCGCGGGCGGCGACCTGCGCGATGGGCAAGGCGGGCGTGTCGTCGATATAGAGCGGGCAGCGTTCCAGATCGCCCGCGGCCTTGAGGTAGCGCTGGAATTCCTGCTCGTTCAGGTCGCCTTTACGGATCAGCTCCGACGGGATTTCAGCGGCCTCGGACAGGATACGCTGGGCCAACTGCGCCGATGACATCTCCAAGGAGAAGAAGCCCACGACGCCGCCGTCAACTGTACCCGTGGTGCCGTCTTCCTTCACGCCCTCGCGGTAGGCCTTGGCCACGTTGAACGCGATGTTGGTGGCAAGCGACGTCTTACCCATCGACGGGCGCCCGGCGAGGATCAGCAGATCGGATTCGTGCAGCCCGCCAAGCATCCGGTCGAGATCCGTCAGCCCGGTCGAGACGCCTGCCAGCTGACCCTGGCGGTTGTAGGCGGCATTGGCCATCTGCACCGCGTCGTGCAGCGCAGAAAGGAAACTTTGGAAGCCCTTGTTGCTCGACCCGGTAGAGGCGAGCGCGAAAAGCTCGCTTTCTGCTTCGACGATCTGGTCATCGGGGGCCACGTCGTCGCGCATGGCGCGGGCGCGGTCGGTGACGCGGTTGCCGAGGTCGATCAACTCCCGCCGGATCGCAAGGTCATGGATCAACTGGCCGTAATCGCGCGCGGCAGACGTGGCGATTGCGGAGAGTTGCAGCTTCACGAGATATTCCGCGCCGCCAAGTTCTTTCAGGCCGGGAATATCGGAGGCGAAGGTCTTGAGCGTGGTGGCGTCGGTTTGCAGGCCCTTGGCGATGCGGGCGGCGGCCATGGAAAAAATCTCGGCATGGACCGGGTCGTGGAAATGGTCAGGTTTCACGAGATCATCGACCCGGTCGAGCACGTCGTTGGAGCTGAGGATCGCGCCAAGCAGCTGTTGTTCGGCTTCGATGTTATGGGGCAGGACGGGGGCCGCGTCCTCCGCCGAAGGATCGGTCGGTAGGTTCGGATTGAATGCGGCGACTTCGTTCATCTGCTCCCCCAAGCGTGTGGTCCGGTTGCCCGCGTCGGGGCACTGCTCTGATGGCCCGCCCTCGGGGTCTGGTAGGACCGGGGCGCTGTTGATCCGGCGGGTATAACGCGACGGCCTGCGGCGGCGTCAATCTGGATATCCTGTGGGTAAGTCAGGACAAGTAAGGGCAAGGTGGCGAGGCGCAGATATTGCGCTTCAAGAGTGCAATTCGTCAAGATGTTGCTGTCAGGCCCGGTTTACGTGACGCATCGGACACGGAAAAAGATATTTGTGGAGGACGGGACGCGTCAACTCAGCCCGCGATCCGCGCGCCAGCCTTCGGGGTCTTGGAGGAATCGCTCCACCTCGGCGATCGTGTCTTCGGTGAAGTCGCCACCGCGCCGCGCCTCGGCGATGACATCGGCCCATGTCGTGAGCCAATGCAGCTCAATCCCGTTGTCGCGCAGCGTCGGGATCGCTTGGTCGAAAATGCCGTAATAGAAGATGACGGCGGTGTGGTTGCACATAGCACCGGTCTTGCGGATTGCGTCCACGAAGCTGAGTTTGGAACCGCCATCGGTGGTCAGATCCTCGACCAGAAGCACGCGCTCCCCCTCGCGCATGTCGCCTTCGATCTGGGCGGTGCGGCCATGGCCCTTGGGCTTCTTGCGGACATAGGACATCGGCAGGGCCATGCGTTCCGCCACCAGGGCCGCGAAGGGAATGCCCGCCGTCTCACCGCCCGCGATGTTGTCAAATGCCTCCAGCCCCGCCGCGCGCATCACCTTACAGGCGAGAAAATCCATGAGCGTGGAGCGGACGCGGGGAAACGCGATGGGTTTGCGGCAGTCGATATAGGTCGGCGCCTGTTTGCCGGATGTGTGGGTGAAGAGCGTGTCGGTGTTGAAATGGACCGCCTTGATATCCAGCAGCATCCGGGCGGTCATCGCCGCCATCGTGGTATCATCGGGATAGGTGGAGGGGATCATTGCGTCGTCCTGATGTGGCGCGCCGGGCATGCGCTGCGCAGCCTCCGGCGGGGATATTTTCGGCACATGGAAGACAGGGGTCAGTCCACAACGTGCCAGTGAAGCGCGTGGCCCGGATCGAACAGGGTGAGCGGGCCATCGGGGGTGTCGTATTTTGCCTTGTAGATCGCGGGGGCGTCGCGTTTTTCGAGGGTGAGCGTCGCCGTGTTGGGTGCGAGGCCGTAGCGCGCGGGACCGTTGAGCGAGGTGAACGCCTCAAGCCTGTCGAGCGCGCCTTCCTCCTCGAACACATGGGCGAGGCAGGACATCGTGTTGGGGGCCGAAAACACGCCCGCACAGCCACAGGCGGTTTCCTTGGCCGCGTCCAGATGCGGCGCGCTGTCGGTGCCAAGAAAGAAGCGGGGATGGCCGGATGTGGCAGCACGGCGCAGCGCCTGCTGGTGCTCGGCGCGCTTCACGATGGGCAGGCAATAATAGTGGGGCCGAATCCCACCGACAAGCATGTGATTGCGGTTGATCATCAGGTGGTGCGTCGTGATCGTTCCCGCGATGTCGCCCGCCGCCTCTCGAACGTAATCGACGCCGTGGGAGGTGGTGATATGTTCGAGCGTCACTTTCAGCTCCGGGATATCGCGAAGCAGCGGATCAAGCACTGTGTCGATGAACACCTGTTCGCGGTCGAAGATGTCGACATCGTGGGTCGTGACCTCGCCGTGGATACAGAGCGGGAGGCCGATTTCGGCCATGCGTTCAAGGACCGGGTAGACACTCTTGAGATCGGTCACGCCCGATTGCGAGTTGGTCGTGGCCCCGGCGGGGTAGAGTTTGACGGCGGTGATCAAACCATCGGCATGGGCGGCCTGGACATCGTCGGGCTCCGTCCGCTCGGTCAGGTAGAGGGTCATGAGCGGGGTGAAATCCGCCCCGTCGGGCAGGGCGGCTTCGATCCGGTCACGGTAGGCGAGCGCATCTTCGGCGGTAACAACGGGCGGCACGAGGTTCGGCATGACGATCGCACGGGCGAAATGGCGGGCGGTTTCGGGCAGGACGCTCCGCATCATGGCGCCGTCGCGCAGGTGAAGGTGCCAGTCGTCGGGGCGGCGGATCGTGATACGTGTCGTCATGGCACCCGCGCTACACCCTTGCGCCGTGCGGAACAAGATGTGGGCTGTGGTGGGATCGCGGGACTGTAGTATCAGGTGATGGTTAAAGGTGTGCTGTCGCACCGGAGTTGCGGCACCAGGACAGACATGTGCATTGCCGCCGAAGTTCGTCCAAGACGGACTCGGATCGCGCATTGGTTGCGTCCGGAAAATGCCCGCGAAATAGGCAGTTGCACGCGAAAATATCGGGATCGGGCGAGTTCGCTTGCCCCCTTCGCCGCGTCGCGCCTACGCTCAGGGCAATGTTTGACGCTGCCGCACTCCCATCCCATCAGCGGGTGAAGGGCCGGGCCTTGGCCCGACTGGAAGACGGGCTTCTGCGCGATCTCAGGCAGGAAGGCTCCGCCAAGGTGATGTTGCCCCGCGTCTTCGGGCGCGCGCCGGAGGTCGTGTTCCTCAATACGGCGGGCGGGATCACCGGGGGCGACCGGCTGGATTATGCACTGGATGTCACCTCTGGCGCAGCATTGGGCACGACGCAGACGGCGGAACGGCTTTATCGGAGCCATGGTCCTGCGGGAACCGTGACGACGCGCCTGACGCTGGGCCCGGGGGCGAAGCTGGCCTGGCTGCCGCAGGAACTGATCCTCTATGACGGCGGGCGGCTCGACCGGCGGCTGGAGATCGACATGGCCGAAGATGCGGACCTCGTCATGCTGGAGACGCTGGTTTTGGGCCGTGCCGCGATGGGGGAGCGGGTGCGCGACCTCTCGCTCAGGGATTGGCGCGAAGTGCGCCGTAGCGGGCGGACCGTGATGGTCGAAGCCGTTCGGATCGGGACGGAGGATCTGGCAAGTGACAGCCCGGCGGGGCTGGGCGGGGCGGTGGCCTTGGCCACGCTGACATGCATCGCGCCTGACGCAGAGGATCGGTTGGACCGGGTGCGCGCCGCCCTTCCCCGAACGATCCGCTGCGCCGCAAGTGCGTGGGACGGCCGGCTGACCGCGCGGTTTATGGCGCACGATGCCCATCCGCTGCGCCGGGCCGTGGCCCGCGTGGCACATGTTCTGACCGGGGCACCGCTGCCCCGGGTTTGGCAAATCTAGGAAAGCAAATGAACCTGACGCCGAGAGAGAAGGATAAGCTGCTGATCAGCCTCGCCGCCATGGTGGCCCGAGGACGGCTGGAGCGGGGGTGCAAGCTCAACCACCCCGAGGCGATCGCGCTGATTACGGATTTCGTCGTGGAAGGCGCGCGCGACGGGCGTTCGGTTGCCGACCTCATGCAGGCGGGCGCCCACGTGATCCGCGCCGAGCAATGCATGGCGGGCGTACCGGAGATGATCCACGACGTACAGGTGGAGGCAACCTTCCCGGACGGCACGAAACTCGTCACAGTCCACCATCCGATCCGCCAGGGAGAGCGCGCATGATCCCCGGTGAGGTAATGCCCGCCCCGGGCGAGATCGAGTTGAACGCGGGTGCTGCGGCCATCCGGGTCGACGTTGCCAATACCGGCGACCGTCCGGTCCAGATCGGCAGTCACTACCATTTCGGAGAGGCCAACGCGGCCTTGTCGTTTGACCGAGAGGCTGCGCGGGGAATGCGGCTCGATATTCCGTCCGGCACCGCGGTGCGGTTCGAACCGGGCCAGACGCGTGAGGTGCAGCTTGTTCCCTATGGTGGAGCGCGGCGGGTCTTCGGCTTCAACCAGCAGATCATGGGGGATTTATGAAGATTGCATTTGCCATCGCCCTGTTGTGGACCGCCCCGGCGATTGCACAGGAGCTTGATTGCTCCGACCGCTCTGCGTTGCCGCAGATTGCGCTGACGGAATGTGCGGCGCGGGACAATCAATTCTGGGACCGGCTCTTGAATGACGCCTACCAGCAGGTGATTGCGCGGTCCGATGCCGCGCGGGAGGAGAACCTGCGGGCCGCGCAACGGGCATGGATCACCTTTCGTGATCTGACCTGCCAAATGGAGGCAGCCGACTACGAAGGGGGGTCGATCCAGCCGATGATCCTGCAAGCCTGCCTTGCCCGTCTGACCGAACGCAGGGCGCGCGATCTTGAAACGTATCTGGGACGCTGACGCGCCGGAGGGCGCAAAATCTGGGAGGAAAGCTGATGTGTGATATTTGCGTGATGAATGCGGTGAAGGACCGAATGCTGTCGCGGCGAAACTTCTTCAAGGGAACGGCGGCTGCGGCGGTGGGCGCGGCGGCGACGGGCGGCATCACCGCCACACCGGCGCTTGCAGACGGCCATAGCGGGGTGGTGGATCTGACTCACACGCTTTCAGCCGAATTCCCGACCTATTTCGGAGAGCCCGGCTTCGGCGCGGAGCAGGTCTGGAACTTTGCGGATGCGGGCTTCAACCTGTTCAATCTGACGATCAACGAGCATACCGGCACCCATATCGACGCGCCGCTGCATTTCAGTGCCGACGGTCTGAGCGTTGATGAAATCCCCGTGGGCGATCTGGTGGCCCCGCTTTGCGTGATCGA belongs to Hasllibacter sp. MH4015 and includes:
- a CDS encoding VOC family protein, yielding MPITGLNHITLAVSDLPRALDFYRDVLGARQVTDAPGSVYLDLGGIWLCLERADHVTTRADDTHIALSCGKADFDALAARISARAALWKVNRSEGASLYFLDPDGHKLELHIGDLASRLVHYRSHPDKGVRVLKP
- a CDS encoding urease subunit gamma — translated: MNLTPREKDKLLISLAAMVARGRLERGCKLNHPEAIALITDFVVEGARDGRSVADLMQAGAHVIRAEQCMAGVPEMIHDVQVEATFPDGTKLVTVHHPIRQGERA
- a CDS encoding paraquat-inducible protein A, with amino-acid sequence MPRALIAANLCLLVLFPVSWFAPLMRAGLLPFFNLSEISILSGIGALWEDGEVALASLVALLALVAPTGKTICLSLVQLSRAPTRLLPALEIAGKLAMADVFLIAVYVTLAKGLSVGRVETAWGLWLFTACVLASLTISILTKRAVTQR
- a CDS encoding ABC transporter ATP-binding protein; the encoded protein is MIAKIALHDLSKSFGTKRVLRGITLDVDDGESLVVIGGSGTGKSVLLKCILGLIRLDHGTIAIDGQPPGSADYLDQFGMLFQGAALFDSLNVWQNVAFRLLRGPQKLSRADAREVAVEKLKRVGLSADTADLYPSELSGGMQKRAGLARAIAAEPEIIFFDEPTTGLDPIMSNVINDLISEIVSEMGATTITITHDMSSVRAIASRVAMLHDGKIRWYGAVSDMDDADDPYLRQFIGGHADGPIETLR
- a CDS encoding orotate phosphoribosyltransferase; amino-acid sequence: MIPSTYPDDTTMAAMTARMLLDIKAVHFNTDTLFTHTSGKQAPTYIDCRKPIAFPRVRSTLMDFLACKVMRAAGLEAFDNIAGGETAGIPFAALVAERMALPMSYVRKKPKGHGRTAQIEGDMREGERVLLVEDLTTDGGSKLSFVDAIRKTGAMCNHTAVIFYYGIFDQAIPTLRDNGIELHWLTTWADVIAEARRGGDFTEDTIAEVERFLQDPEGWRADRGLS
- a CDS encoding urease accessory protein UreD produces the protein MFDAAALPSHQRVKGRALARLEDGLLRDLRQEGSAKVMLPRVFGRAPEVVFLNTAGGITGGDRLDYALDVTSGAALGTTQTAERLYRSHGPAGTVTTRLTLGPGAKLAWLPQELILYDGGRLDRRLEIDMAEDADLVMLETLVLGRAAMGERVRDLSLRDWREVRRSGRTVMVEAVRIGTEDLASDSPAGLGGAVALATLTCIAPDAEDRLDRVRAALPRTIRCAASAWDGRLTARFMAHDAHPLRRAVARVAHVLTGAPLPRVWQI
- a CDS encoding lysozyme inhibitor LprI family protein, producing the protein MKIAFAIALLWTAPAIAQELDCSDRSALPQIALTECAARDNQFWDRLLNDAYQQVIARSDAAREENLRAAQRAWITFRDLTCQMEAADYEGGSIQPMILQACLARLTERRARDLETYLGR
- a CDS encoding urease subunit beta — its product is MIPGEVMPAPGEIELNAGAAAIRVDVANTGDRPVQIGSHYHFGEANAALSFDREAARGMRLDIPSGTAVRFEPGQTREVQLVPYGGARRVFGFNQQIMGDL
- a CDS encoding ABC transporter permease, with the translated sequence MTRLAPFGALGRTILTLLARIGQVAIFALSALRHTVVPPIYLRETAQQFLTIGWLSLPVVGLTALFTGGALALQIYAGGARFNAEAVVPQIVAIGITRELGPVLGGLMVAGRVASAIAAEIATMKVTEQIDALRTLSTDPMKYLTVPRLVAATVSLPILVAVGDSIGIFGGYLVSTSRLGFNEAAYLANTRDFLELWDITSGLIKGAAFGFIVALMGCFHGMNSGRGARGVGRATTQAVVSASILILAANYLLTEAFFSA
- the pyrC gene encoding dihydroorotase, whose amino-acid sequence is MTTRITIRRPDDWHLHLRDGAMMRSVLPETARHFARAIVMPNLVPPVVTAEDALAYRDRIEAALPDGADFTPLMTLYLTERTEPDDVQAAHADGLITAVKLYPAGATTNSQSGVTDLKSVYPVLERMAEIGLPLCIHGEVTTHDVDIFDREQVFIDTVLDPLLRDIPELKVTLEHITTSHGVDYVREAAGDIAGTITTHHLMINRNHMLVGGIRPHYYCLPIVKRAEHQQALRRAATSGHPRFFLGTDSAPHLDAAKETACGCAGVFSAPNTMSCLAHVFEEEGALDRLEAFTSLNGPARYGLAPNTATLTLEKRDAPAIYKAKYDTPDGPLTLFDPGHALHWHVVD
- the alr gene encoding alanine racemase — encoded protein: MASGTLTIDLGALVANYRALAAMHGGETAAVVKADGYGLGAALMAQTLAKAGTRTFFVATAEEGATLRRSLGPGPTINVFSGHMTGDTDVLRDARLTPMLNAPEQLALHLSSLPDAPYGIQLDTGMNRLGMEPADWASIRGDARDATLLISHLACADEPDHPQNAAQLVAFRDMTDATDTPRSLAATGGTLLGPDYHFDMTRPGVGLYGGLPFAAARPVVRLSLPVIQVRDVASGESVGYGASYVADTSRRIATLSAGYADGLIRAMSARAKLWAGDTPCPLVGRVSMDLLTVDVTDCADPPKALDILGPHQTVDQLAEAAGTIGYEILTSLGGRYTRKVIQP
- a CDS encoding replicative DNA helicase; its protein translation is MNEVAAFNPNLPTDPSAEDAAPVLPHNIEAEQQLLGAILSSNDVLDRVDDLVKPDHFHDPVHAEIFSMAAARIAKGLQTDATTLKTFASDIPGLKELGGAEYLVKLQLSAIATSAARDYGQLIHDLAIRRELIDLGNRVTDRARAMRDDVAPDDQIVEAESELFALASTGSSNKGFQSFLSALHDAVQMANAAYNRQGQLAGVSTGLTDLDRMLGGLHESDLLILAGRPSMGKTSLATNIAFNVAKAYREGVKEDGTTGTVDGGVVGFFSLEMSSAQLAQRILSEAAEIPSELIRKGDLNEQEFQRYLKAAGDLERCPLYIDDTPALPIAQVAARARRLKRSPKGLDLLIVDYLQLLKGSGRSDNRVNEVSEITQGLKAIAKELDIPVIALSQLSRQVESREDKRPQLSDLRESGSIEQDADVVMFVYRGEYYKEREKPGEENLEAMTKWQQDMESLHGKAEVIIGKQRHGPVGAVELSFEGKFTRFGNLAKPWQGDGQGF